A stretch of Geotrypetes seraphini chromosome 2, aGeoSer1.1, whole genome shotgun sequence DNA encodes these proteins:
- the LOC117354506 gene encoding zinc finger protein OZF-like, whose translation MPGGVSLRLASKESWITSESSVDEEHREACTKSPAPPQMASMGRCDAAASDAAEEVDLPSSSEESPSRLADIGKPHEVLVEEGPPLGVEGKKVSQDDDEVTEISFSCIECGKAFPKISNLIRHKKMHQSEGTFLCIECGKSFSQKCYLTKHQIIHMGERPFPCAECGKSFSQKTDLTAHQRIHTGERPFPCAECGKSFSQRKQLIKHQRIHTGEKPFSCNDCEKSFSQKAHLIIHHRSHTGERPFSCAECGKRFSQTSHLKLHQKIHTGEGLFICIECGKSFAQKTDLTIHERIHSGKRPFACIECGKSFIQNKQLVKHQRVHTGERPYSCADCGKTFSQKSHLTIHHRSHTGEKPFTCAECGKSFSQTSHLKSHQKTHTVDGLFICTECGKSFNHTPHLKGFQGNCGGDRLLMCNECANNLGQVWRLEEAGHSPQGPSVDENKHNSEPLVKTEEAS comes from the coding sequence CGAGCAAAGAGTCTTGGATTACAAGTGAGTCCAGTGTGGATGAGGAACATCGCGAGGCCTGCACTAAGAGCCCGGCACCACCCCAGATGGCTTCGATGGGTAGGTGTGATGCCGCCGCCTCTGATGCAGCGGAGGAAGTTGACCTACCCTCTTCATCTGAAGAGAGCCCCAGCAGACTTGCAGACATTGGTAAACCTCATGAAGTCCTGGTGGAAGAGGGGCCACCCCTAGGCGTCGAAGGAAAGAAAGTCTCCCAAGATGATGATGAGGTAACAGAGATTTCCTTCTCATGTATCGAATGTGGGAAGGCATTCCCCAAGATCAGTAATCTCATAAGGCACAAGAAGATGCACCAGAGCGAAGGCACGTTTCTGTGCATCGAGTGTGGGAAGAGTTTCAGCCAGAAGTGTTATCTGACGAAGCACCAGATTATTCACATGGGGGAGAGACCCTTCCCCTGtgctgaatgtggtaaaagctttagtcaAAAGACAGATCTCACTGCCCATCAGAGGATTCACACAGGCGAGAGACCATTTCCTTGCGCTGAGTGCGGGAAAAGTTTCAGCCAGAGGAAACAGCTCATCAAGCATCAGCgaatccacacaggagaaaaacccTTCTCTTGTAATGACTGTGAAAAAAGCTTTAGTCAAAAGGCCCATCTCATAATCCATCACAGGAGTCACACTGGGGAAAGgccattttcctgtgcagaatgtgggaaaaggttTAGTCAGACATCACATCTTAAATTGCATCAGAAGATTCACACGGGGGAAGGGCTGTTCATATGCATTGAATGCGGGAAAAGCTTCGCCCAGAAGACTGATCTTACAATCCACGAGCGCATACATAGTGGCAAAAGGCCCTTCGCATGCATTGAATGTGGGAAAAGTTTCATCCAGAACAAACAGCTGGTGAAACACCAGCGAGTGCACACAGGAGAGAGACCATACTCATGTGCCGACTGTGGGAAGACCTTTAGTCAGAAGTCCCATCTCACTATACACCACCGGAGCCATACAGGGGAGAAACCGTTCACCTGtgctgaatgtggtaaaagcttcagtcAGACATCACATCTGAAGAGTCACCAGAAAACCCACACTGTGGATGGGCTGTTCATCTGTACGGAGTGTGGCAAGAGCTTCAACCACACACCACACCTGAAGGGCTTCCAGGGCAACTGTGGAGGAGATAGACTGCTAATGTGTAACGAATGTGCAAATAACTTGGGCCAGGTGTGGCGTTTGGAGGAAGcaggtcacagcccacaaggcCCCAGTGTAGATGAAAATAAACACAATTCCGAACCACTAGTCAAGACAGAAGAAGCCTCTTGA